In Tachysurus fulvidraco isolate hzauxx_2018 chromosome 1, HZAU_PFXX_2.0, whole genome shotgun sequence, a single window of DNA contains:
- the LOC113643302 gene encoding high affinity immunoglobulin epsilon receptor subunit alpha-like, with protein SPPVSLIINPSRTQHFTNDSLSLSCEDQSKSTGWTVRRYTRSKNESDCSHWGSVTGSTSNISFFSTSYTGVYWCESESGENSNPVNITVHDGDVILESPVQPVTEGHPLTLRCLNRTSNASNLTTVFYKNGTVLQNQTTGEMIIQTVSKSDEGFYHCEHPERRESPKSWVSVRRSRSASTTLASILSLTFLILLLILLLGFCKIKREKQKTNQTSELNQSRSGAEDSQSGHTPLQAGSDNNYDTVEQADMRRTGEAAAESNEATYAQVMKEKKAERNNDPDIELSGSDVTYAQLEVKPKKSSMQEKEKASVDADTLYSAVKLNNK; from the exons tctcctccagtgtctctgatcatcaatcccagcagaactcaacactttactaatgactctctctcactgagctgtgaggaccagagtaagtctactggatggacagtgagacgataCACACGCAGTAAGAATGAGTCAGATTGTTCACACTGGGGATCAGTTACAGGATCTACAAGTAACATCAGCTTCTTCTCCACATCCtacactggagtttactggtgtgagtctgaatctggtgaaaacagtaatcctgtcaacatcacagtgcatg atggtgatgtgatcctGGAGAGTCCTGTCCAAcctgtgactgagggacatCCTCTGACTCTACGCTGTTTAAATCGTACATCTAATGCCTCAAACCTCACAACTGTTTTCTATAAAAATGGAACAGTTCTCCAGAaccagactacaggagagatgatcatccaaactgtctcaaagtcagatgaaggtttctaccactgtGAACACCCAGAGAGACGAGAGTCACCGAAAAGCTGGGTCTCAGTCAGAC GTTCTAGGTCCGCTAGTACTACCTTAGCTTCTATACTGAGTTTGACATTTCTGATCCTTTTATTAATCTTACTGCTGGGGTTCTGCAAAATAAAGAGAG aAAAGCAGAAAACCAATCAGACCTCAGAACTGAATCAGAGCCGATCAGGAGCTGAAGACTCTCAGTCAGGACACACACCACTTCAGGCTG GAAGTGATAATAATTATGACACTGTGGAACAGGCAGATATGAGAAGAACAG GTGAAGCTGCAGCTGAGAGCAACGAAGCCACTTACGCGCAGGTcatgaaggaaaagaaagctgAGAGGAACAATG ATCCTGACATTGAGCTCAGTGGTAGTGATGTGACTTATGCTCAACTTGAAGTAAAACCAAAGAAGTCGTCTATGCAAGAAAAAG AAAAAGCCAGTGTGGATGCTGATACTTTATACTCAGCAGTGAAGCTGAACAACAAG tga